One Paraglaciecola mesophila genomic region harbors:
- the rlmM gene encoding 23S rRNA (cytidine(2498)-2'-O)-methyltransferase RlmM — translation MAGLALYCRTGFEKDLANEVLEKSAALNVYGYPELKANSGLVLFHCYQEQDADALAKRLPLSSLIFARQLFAFSERCEQLDTNDRIGPILNGCIEFPECGELRVEHADSTEGREISKFCRKISVPLRQALRGKRILTPLERSNLPVCHVYFEDSTTAIVGYSYPDNNSPHPLGILRLKFPNEAPSRSTLKLDEAFQLFIPKKEHGRRLSGGLHAVDLGACPGGWTYQLVKRGMFVEAVDNGAMDEALMATGQVRYCPEDGFKFQPRKNNVYWLVCDMIEQPQRVAKLMATWIATKRCEETVFNLKLPMKKRYESVKEALEIIDQCIDQHRAGPYDLQVKHLYHDREEVTVHLRLKT, via the coding sequence ATGGCTGGATTAGCGTTATATTGTCGTACGGGTTTCGAGAAAGATTTAGCCAATGAAGTCTTAGAAAAAAGCGCTGCGCTGAATGTTTACGGTTATCCTGAGCTCAAAGCCAACAGTGGTTTAGTACTTTTTCATTGTTATCAAGAACAAGATGCAGACGCATTAGCCAAAAGATTGCCTTTGTCTAGCTTGATATTTGCCCGCCAGCTTTTTGCTTTTAGTGAACGCTGTGAACAGTTAGACACCAATGATCGTATTGGACCAATTTTAAACGGCTGCATTGAGTTTCCCGAATGCGGGGAATTACGTGTTGAACATGCTGACAGCACTGAAGGGCGCGAAATTTCAAAGTTTTGCCGAAAAATAAGTGTCCCTCTGCGCCAAGCCCTCAGAGGTAAGCGCATTTTAACCCCGTTAGAGCGCAGCAATTTACCCGTGTGCCATGTATATTTTGAAGACAGCACTACCGCAATTGTTGGGTACTCTTATCCCGACAATAATTCACCACACCCATTAGGCATTTTACGTTTAAAGTTTCCAAATGAGGCGCCTAGTCGCTCAACGTTAAAACTTGATGAAGCATTTCAATTATTTATCCCCAAAAAAGAACACGGTAGACGCTTGTCCGGGGGATTACACGCAGTGGATTTAGGCGCTTGTCCAGGTGGCTGGACTTACCAACTGGTTAAAAGAGGGATGTTTGTCGAAGCGGTTGACAATGGCGCGATGGACGAAGCATTGATGGCGACAGGCCAAGTTCGTTACTGTCCAGAAGATGGTTTTAAATTTCAGCCGCGCAAGAATAACGTGTATTGGTTGGTATGCGACATGATTGAGCAGCCACAGCGCGTTGCTAAATTAATGGCAACGTGGATTGCGACTAAGCGCTGTGAAGAAACGGTGTTTAACCTTAAGTTACCGATGAAAAAACGTTACGAATCCGTTAAAGAAGCATTGGAAATCATCGATCAGTGTATTGATCAACATCGCGCTGGGCCGTATGATCTGCAAGTTAAACACTTGTATCATGATCGAGAAGAGGTAACCGTTCACCTAAGGTTGAAAACGTAG
- a CDS encoding Negative modulator of initiation of replication: protein MKNIEIEDDLYAYIASQTQHIGETASDILRRLVMPENTVVKTVVAPKPSTTTKTPTGDVFSQITTKDLLEYPKMVERFLKILSVLESIHGSQFDEVLTLSGRNRVYFAKDKETLLQASSVTNPKQIGESAFWVMTNNNTAKKASLIKEVAEVLGYNANDSQRLAALFAPELYED, encoded by the coding sequence ATGAAGAACATTGAAATAGAAGATGATTTATACGCCTATATAGCGTCACAAACGCAGCATATTGGTGAGACGGCCTCAGATATTCTGCGCCGTTTGGTTATGCCAGAAAACACAGTTGTAAAAACGGTCGTTGCGCCTAAACCAAGCACGACAACAAAAACGCCGACAGGGGATGTATTTAGTCAAATTACCACAAAAGATTTGCTTGAATACCCCAAGATGGTCGAGCGTTTTCTAAAGATTTTGTCAGTTCTGGAGAGCATACATGGCTCTCAGTTCGACGAAGTACTCACGTTAAGTGGCAGAAACCGCGTTTATTTTGCAAAAGATAAAGAAACGTTGTTGCAAGCCAGTAGCGTGACAAACCCAAAACAAATCGGTGAGTCCGCGTTTTGGGTCATGACTAACAATAATACAGCTAAGAAAGCGTCGTTAATTAAAGAAGTCGCAGAAGTATTAGGTTACAACGCGAACGATAGTCAACGCTTAGCCGCATTATTTGCACCGGAATTATATGAAGACTAA
- the pgm gene encoding phosphoglucomutase (alpha-D-glucose-1,6-bisphosphate-dependent), with protein sequence MAIHSEAGKPASQEQLVNVAHLISAYYSNKPDKSDVSQGVTFGTSGHRGSAFKNTFTDTHIAAISQALAEYRTANKISGPMYVGMDTHALSEAAFTTAIEVLAANEVNLVVQQDRGYTPTPVISHAILDYNEGRTSALGDGVVITPSHNPPEDGGFKYNPPHGGPADSDVTNQIQARANELIQGDLQDVKRMPYQIACDTGLVQEVDFADNYINQLDQVIDMQAIADAGLKLGTDPLGGAGLHYWEKIAKRYNLDIEVVNQKVDHQFAFMRRDKDGKLRMDCSSPYAMAGLIDLKDRFDLAFGNDPDFDRHGIVTKTNGLMNPNHYLAVAIDYLYSHRKDWPAGLKVGKTLVSSSMIDRVAQDTDLTVAEMPVGFKWFVQGLLNSEIGFAGEESAGGIFLRRNGKPWATDKDGIILCLLAAEILAVTGKDPSEHYQAFTEKFGAPLYTRIDVAATHAQKQALSKADKNAITSTELAGEPIVSIQTHAAGNNAAIGGVKVATENGWFAARPSGTEEIYKIYAESFNGEKHLHLLIEEAQNLVARIFESVD encoded by the coding sequence ATGGCTATTCACTCAGAAGCAGGTAAACCCGCGTCACAAGAACAACTCGTTAACGTTGCGCATTTAATTAGTGCCTATTACAGCAATAAACCTGATAAAAGTGACGTCAGCCAAGGGGTAACGTTTGGTACATCAGGGCACCGTGGAAGTGCATTTAAAAACACGTTTACCGATACCCATATTGCGGCAATTAGCCAAGCATTAGCTGAATATCGCACGGCTAATAAGATTTCTGGACCTATGTATGTAGGTATGGATACCCACGCTTTATCTGAAGCGGCCTTCACCACTGCTATTGAAGTGCTCGCAGCGAATGAAGTCAATTTGGTAGTGCAACAGGACCGAGGTTACACGCCAACGCCTGTTATTAGCCATGCCATTCTTGATTACAACGAAGGAAGAACGTCAGCCTTAGGGGATGGCGTGGTCATTACACCGTCGCATAATCCCCCAGAAGACGGTGGGTTTAAATATAATCCACCGCATGGCGGCCCCGCCGACAGCGATGTAACGAATCAAATTCAAGCCCGGGCCAATGAATTAATTCAAGGTGACTTGCAAGATGTTAAGCGTATGCCTTATCAAATTGCATGCGATACGGGCTTAGTGCAAGAAGTCGACTTTGCTGATAACTATATTAATCAGTTGGATCAAGTTATCGACATGCAAGCTATTGCTGATGCTGGGTTAAAACTGGGAACAGATCCTTTAGGTGGTGCGGGTTTACATTACTGGGAGAAAATAGCCAAACGTTATAATTTGGATATAGAAGTCGTTAACCAAAAGGTCGATCACCAATTCGCTTTTATGCGCCGAGACAAAGACGGCAAATTGCGTATGGATTGTTCATCACCTTATGCCATGGCTGGCTTAATTGATTTGAAAGATCGATTTGACTTGGCTTTTGGTAACGATCCAGATTTTGATCGCCACGGTATTGTGACGAAAACAAACGGATTGATGAACCCAAATCACTACCTTGCAGTGGCAATAGATTACTTGTATTCACACCGCAAAGATTGGCCCGCGGGTTTGAAAGTGGGAAAAACACTGGTCTCTAGTAGTATGATTGACCGCGTAGCACAGGATACGGATTTAACCGTGGCAGAAATGCCGGTTGGTTTTAAATGGTTTGTGCAGGGGCTACTCAATAGTGAAATTGGTTTTGCGGGTGAAGAAAGTGCCGGCGGTATCTTCTTGCGTCGCAACGGTAAGCCATGGGCGACGGATAAAGATGGCATTATTTTATGTTTGCTAGCGGCAGAAATACTTGCGGTAACGGGTAAAGATCCAAGTGAACATTATCAAGCCTTTACTGAAAAATTTGGCGCTCCTTTATATACCCGTATCGATGTTGCAGCCACACACGCGCAGAAGCAAGCCCTGAGCAAAGCTGATAAGAATGCAATTACATCAACTGAGTTAGCAGGTGAGCCTATTGTGTCGATTCAGACCCATGCAGCAGGCAATAATGCGGCTATCGGGGGGGTTAAAGTCGCGACTGAGAATGGTTGGTTTGCTGCACGCCCATCGGGTACCGAAGAAATTTATAAAATATACGCTGAGAGCTTTAATGGTGAAAAGCATTTACACCTTTTGATCGAAGAAGCACAGAATCTCGTGGCGCGAATATTTGAAAGTGTCGATTAA
- a CDS encoding glycogen/starch/alpha-glucan phosphorylase — protein MTTKSPKRATVKQKASKTASASSVPLSKADLKASIVKHLHCSLGTDENKANNHAWWKATCASVQEHVLEGLRKTQKSHYLNDTRAVHYFSAEFLMGRLMSNNLHNLGLFDATEKALNELGVNLTDIMEEEPDMALGNGGLGRLAACFIDSLATLDLPAVGYGLHYEHGLFRQEIKNGEQIERPDSWRDYGNPWEICRPESIQDIPLFGYVETKYGENGRINKEWHPGSIVKGLPWDIPVVGYGGKTVNVLRLWQSQASDYFNWDVFNAGGYVDAQKENVQAETISKVLYPNDETDAGKDLRLIQQYFFSACSLKDIIRRYKRAHGDDWSRFADQVVIQLNDTHPAVAIPELMRILIDRAELDWDYAWSICSKTFAYTNHTLLPEALEKWPARMFERILPRHLEIIYEINRRFMDEVEAVWPGNNDIKRKLSIIEEGPDKMVRMGNLSVIGSFAVNGVAEIHSELVKKDLFPEFNHMWPNKLTNVTNGITPRRWLKACNPALSKLIDSKIGADWPLNLDKLQGLTEYADDAKFKKQFMKIKRDNKEQLAKEVFALTGVEIDPDAIFDVQIKRLHEYKRQHLNLLYIMALYRRLLENPNYDMHPRVFLFGAKAAPGYKLAKDIIYAINKVAEKINNDARVNHKLKVVFLPNYRVSLAEKMIPAADISEQISTAGKEASGTGNMKLSLNGALTVGTLDGANIEIAEEVGDENIFIFGLTVDEVEALDKKGYNPFDYYDNNRELKAVLDWLDSDYFTPGKPGALSSLKRSMLEGGDQYKVLADFVSYSEAQSLADKAYKDTDKWARMAILNTAKMGKFTSDRSIKDYVERIWKLDPCKVE, from the coding sequence ATGACAACGAAAAGCCCTAAACGAGCAACGGTCAAGCAAAAAGCCAGTAAGACAGCTTCGGCTAGTTCTGTGCCTTTAAGTAAAGCTGACCTTAAAGCATCAATTGTTAAGCACTTACATTGTTCCTTAGGGACAGATGAAAACAAAGCAAATAACCACGCATGGTGGAAAGCCACATGTGCCTCTGTTCAAGAGCATGTTTTAGAAGGCTTGCGTAAAACGCAGAAGTCTCATTACTTAAACGATACTCGTGCGGTGCATTATTTTTCCGCTGAATTTTTGATGGGCCGTTTAATGTCAAATAACCTGCATAATCTGGGTTTGTTTGATGCAACCGAAAAAGCTCTAAATGAACTTGGGGTCAATCTCACTGATATTATGGAAGAAGAGCCTGATATGGCCCTTGGCAATGGCGGGTTAGGGCGTTTGGCTGCTTGTTTTATTGACTCTCTGGCCACGTTAGATTTGCCTGCTGTTGGGTATGGCTTACATTATGAACACGGTTTGTTTCGCCAAGAAATAAAAAATGGTGAGCAAATTGAAAGACCGGATAGCTGGCGTGATTATGGCAACCCGTGGGAAATTTGTCGTCCTGAATCAATTCAAGATATACCGTTATTTGGCTATGTAGAAACAAAATACGGTGAAAATGGCAGGATCAATAAAGAGTGGCATCCAGGCTCTATTGTTAAGGGCCTGCCTTGGGATATCCCCGTAGTGGGTTATGGCGGCAAAACCGTCAATGTTTTACGTTTATGGCAAAGCCAAGCATCAGATTATTTCAACTGGGATGTATTTAATGCAGGTGGGTATGTGGATGCCCAGAAAGAAAATGTGCAAGCCGAAACCATTTCCAAAGTACTGTACCCGAATGACGAAACGGATGCGGGCAAGGACCTGCGCCTCATTCAGCAGTACTTTTTTAGCGCATGCTCACTGAAAGATATTATTCGCCGCTATAAACGAGCCCATGGAGATGATTGGAGCCGTTTCGCGGACCAAGTGGTGATTCAGTTAAATGATACTCACCCTGCGGTAGCGATCCCCGAGCTGATGAGAATATTAATCGACCGAGCCGAACTAGATTGGGATTACGCGTGGAGTATCTGTAGCAAGACGTTTGCTTACACGAATCACACCTTGTTGCCTGAAGCCCTTGAGAAATGGCCTGCACGTATGTTTGAAAGAATTTTACCGCGTCATTTAGAGATTATTTATGAGATTAATCGCCGATTTATGGATGAAGTTGAGGCTGTTTGGCCTGGGAATAACGACATCAAACGCAAGTTATCTATCATTGAAGAGGGTCCCGATAAGATGGTGCGTATGGGGAACCTGTCGGTTATTGGCTCTTTTGCGGTCAATGGTGTAGCGGAAATCCACTCGGAATTGGTTAAAAAAGATCTGTTCCCTGAATTCAATCATATGTGGCCCAATAAGCTAACTAATGTTACCAATGGCATTACGCCCCGGCGTTGGTTAAAAGCGTGTAATCCTGCGCTATCTAAACTGATTGATAGCAAGATTGGTGCTGACTGGCCGTTAAATTTAGATAAGTTACAGGGCTTAACTGAATATGCTGATGACGCGAAATTTAAAAAACAGTTCATGAAGATCAAGCGTGACAACAAGGAGCAGTTGGCCAAAGAGGTATTTGCACTTACCGGTGTGGAAATAGACCCTGATGCGATATTTGATGTGCAGATTAAACGCCTACACGAATACAAGCGTCAACACTTAAACCTTTTATACATTATGGCCTTGTACCGTCGTCTGTTGGAAAATCCCAATTACGATATGCACCCTAGAGTATTTTTATTTGGTGCAAAAGCAGCACCTGGATATAAATTAGCTAAGGATATTATCTATGCCATTAATAAAGTGGCTGAAAAAATCAATAATGATGCGCGGGTTAACCATAAACTGAAGGTCGTATTTTTGCCAAACTATCGAGTGAGCTTGGCAGAGAAAATGATCCCTGCGGCCGATATCTCTGAGCAAATATCAACCGCCGGGAAAGAAGCATCGGGTACAGGTAACATGAAGTTATCGTTAAACGGCGCTTTAACTGTTGGTACGTTGGACGGTGCAAATATCGAAATTGCTGAAGAAGTGGGTGATGAGAATATTTTCATTTTCGGCTTAACTGTGGATGAAGTAGAAGCGCTTGATAAGAAAGGGTACAACCCATTTGATTACTACGATAATAACCGCGAATTAAAAGCAGTACTTGATTGGCTAGACAGTGACTATTTCACTCCTGGAAAACCGGGGGCATTATCGTCGTTAAAACGCAGTATGTTAGAAGGGGGGGATCAATACAAAGTCCTTGCTGATTTTGTGTCTTACAGTGAAGCTCAGTCACTTGCTGATAAAGCATACAAAGACACGGACAAATGGGCGAGAATGGCGATCCTAAATACTGCCAAGATGGGGAAATTTACCTCAGATCGGTCTATAAAAGATTATGTAGAGCGTATTTGGAAGCTTGATCCATGCAAAGTTGAGTAG
- a CDS encoding putative bifunctional diguanylate cyclase/phosphodiesterase, with protein sequence MKPVHDSLRTLPNRHIFLEQIDVMLKRNPHHSMLLIDVVRFSDVSSSFGYELGDELLLTIANRISYLFTGHHAHLGRISGDIFGLVIPGKFSQVQLQRFYIHLIEHFKTPIAVGDHSFIADFNVGAVSNEESEIAASQFFTRVEAALKQAKQNRYDNFCYMSLVDKTDNSRSITLKADLKRALSHHELEIYYQPKVNLRTLEIVGAECLLRWNHPLDGVLFPGALIEAAESYNMMNEMGYWVLEAAFKGVKELAAANVRLKLSVNMSPTQLYDPHFVDQLAEFARVHEIDLGQIEIELTEDVALSNSFVVTSQLTQIRALGVSVAIDDFGKGYSNLAYMRNIELDTIKVDKTFVMELSESPINRAVIEASKLIATAAGCELVAEGIENIHQLHVLREIGVMEGQGFLFSPAIPINDFIRLTQQELIVGNSHARLSQVGNAVE encoded by the coding sequence ATGAAGCCTGTTCATGATTCATTGCGAACGTTACCTAATCGTCATATTTTTTTAGAACAGATTGACGTTATGCTAAAACGCAATCCTCATCATTCTATGTTGTTGATTGATGTAGTGCGTTTTTCCGATGTCAGCAGTAGCTTTGGCTATGAATTAGGTGATGAATTACTGCTCACAATAGCAAATAGAATCAGTTATTTGTTTACTGGCCATCACGCCCATTTGGGTCGCATAAGCGGAGATATATTTGGCTTGGTGATCCCAGGCAAATTTAGTCAAGTTCAACTTCAGCGCTTTTATATCCATCTTATCGAACATTTTAAAACACCTATCGCTGTTGGTGATCATTCCTTCATTGCTGATTTTAATGTGGGTGCCGTTTCTAATGAAGAATCTGAAATTGCCGCAAGCCAGTTTTTCACTCGTGTAGAAGCCGCATTAAAGCAAGCCAAGCAAAATCGTTACGATAACTTTTGCTACATGAGCCTCGTCGACAAAACAGATAACAGTCGCTCTATTACCCTCAAAGCAGATCTTAAACGGGCGTTGTCGCACCATGAACTAGAGATTTATTATCAACCGAAAGTCAATTTACGCACGCTTGAAATAGTCGGAGCCGAATGTCTATTGCGCTGGAATCATCCGCTGGACGGCGTACTGTTTCCTGGTGCACTCATTGAAGCCGCTGAGTCATATAACATGATGAACGAGATGGGCTATTGGGTACTTGAAGCGGCTTTTAAAGGTGTAAAAGAATTAGCTGCGGCCAATGTCCGCCTGAAACTTTCAGTAAATATGTCGCCTACCCAGTTATACGACCCGCATTTTGTGGATCAACTCGCTGAATTTGCTCGGGTCCATGAGATTGACCTTGGACAAATTGAAATTGAATTGACAGAAGATGTAGCGCTGTCTAACTCGTTTGTGGTGACGTCACAATTAACCCAAATTCGAGCCTTAGGTGTGTCAGTCGCCATTGATGATTTCGGGAAGGGATATTCAAATCTTGCCTATATGCGCAATATTGAGCTTGATACCATAAAAGTAGACAAAACATTTGTGATGGAATTGTCTGAAAGTCCAATCAATAGAGCGGTAATTGAAGCATCAAAATTGATCGCCACCGCAGCGGGTTGTGAATTGGTTGCAGAGGGAATTGAAAATATTCATCAATTACACGTTTTACGAGAGATTGGAGTGATGGAAGGCCAAGGCTTTTTGTTTTCACCTGCTATTCCCATAAACGATTTTATTAGGCTAACTCAACAAGAGTTGATCGTTGGAAATTCTCACGCGCGTTTGTCGCAAGTAGGGAATGCAGTGGAATAG
- the astE gene encoding succinylglutamate desuccinylase → MYTSETHQLMSKLASEGQFLSLSRRSPELFTSEKKPLEFTLSNGTLVHIAGPGIIAFTPENKGDKAIILSCGIHGNETAPIEICDQYVVDILTCKLVLGHRVLFIFGNLPAMDKATRFVDENLNRLFSQAHNSASVNQNGYECKRAKELEVAVAQFFNASLSNKAQSSNTSRQNDETRYHYDLHTAIRPSKNEKFAVYPYLHGESHSKEQLSFLLACGVDTFLLSGSSTTTFSYYSSRQFNAHAFTVELGKVQPFGQNDMSRFAAVTETMKRFICGQTIEAKPFENKDMLIYKVNQVINKHADDFVLEFSDDLPNFSTFEKGALLARETGAEYRAQYDGEAVVFPNANVAIGQRAILTVIPTTLV, encoded by the coding sequence ATGTACACTTCAGAAACACACCAACTTATGAGTAAATTAGCAAGCGAAGGCCAATTTCTGTCACTGTCGCGACGCTCACCCGAGTTATTTACAAGTGAAAAAAAACCGCTTGAGTTCACCTTATCCAATGGTACTTTAGTGCATATTGCCGGACCGGGAATCATTGCCTTTACGCCAGAAAATAAAGGCGATAAGGCAATTATTTTATCCTGTGGCATTCACGGCAACGAAACCGCTCCAATTGAGATATGCGACCAATATGTGGTAGATATTTTGACTTGCAAATTGGTACTTGGGCATCGGGTATTGTTTATTTTTGGTAATTTACCGGCTATGGACAAAGCCACACGCTTTGTTGATGAGAACTTAAACCGTTTATTTAGCCAAGCGCATAACAGTGCCTCGGTGAACCAAAATGGTTATGAATGTAAACGGGCAAAAGAATTAGAAGTGGCGGTTGCTCAGTTTTTTAACGCTTCGCTGTCTAATAAAGCTCAGTCATCTAATACAAGCCGGCAAAATGATGAAACGCGTTACCATTACGATCTTCATACTGCCATACGCCCTTCAAAGAATGAAAAATTTGCGGTCTACCCATATTTGCATGGCGAATCACACAGTAAAGAACAGTTAAGTTTTTTGCTGGCCTGTGGTGTCGACACCTTCTTATTATCCGGTAGTTCTACCACTACCTTTAGTTATTACAGCTCGCGTCAGTTCAATGCTCATGCGTTTACGGTTGAGTTAGGAAAGGTACAGCCGTTTGGACAAAATGATATGTCGCGCTTTGCTGCAGTGACAGAGACGATGAAACGTTTCATTTGCGGACAAACCATTGAGGCAAAACCGTTTGAAAATAAGGACATGTTAATTTACAAAGTTAATCAAGTGATTAATAAACATGCAGATGATTTTGTTCTCGAGTTTTCTGATGATTTACCGAATTTTAGTACCTTTGAAAAAGGAGCGTTATTAGCCCGTGAAACAGGTGCTGAGTATCGCGCTCAATACGATGGAGAAGCGGTGGTATTCCCAAATGCCAATGTCGCAATTGGCCAACGCGCGATATTAACGGTTATTCCAACGACACTGGTGTAA
- a CDS encoding heavy metal-binding domain-containing protein produces the protein MIMTTTPNIEGKKIERYCGIVVGEAVMGANVFRDIFAAIRDVVGGRSGAYEDELTNARQIGFRELEAEARSMGANAVVGIDIDYEVVGKGGSMLMVSISGTAVSCSDI, from the coding sequence ATGATTATGACAACCACGCCTAACATTGAAGGTAAAAAAATAGAACGCTATTGCGGTATCGTAGTGGGTGAAGCTGTTATGGGCGCCAACGTGTTTCGTGATATTTTTGCTGCTATTCGCGATGTGGTCGGTGGCCGTTCAGGTGCTTACGAAGACGAGTTAACCAATGCGCGTCAAATTGGTTTCAGAGAGTTGGAAGCAGAAGCTCGCTCTATGGGAGCTAACGCAGTGGTTGGTATCGATATCGACTATGAAGTCGTAGGAAAAGGCGGCAGTATGCTGATGGTCAGTATCAGTGGCACGGCAGTAAGTTGCTCCGATATTTAA
- a CDS encoding DUF2897 family protein codes for MNIWIVVAIIVVVLGFIVGNIMLLDQTAKEKLPKPSKDNNKNFDDDDWGKK; via the coding sequence ATGAATATTTGGATAGTTGTTGCCATTATTGTCGTGGTGTTGGGGTTTATTGTTGGCAATATTATGTTGTTGGATCAAACTGCCAAAGAGAAATTGCCGAAGCCTAGCAAAGATAACAATAAAAACTTTGATGATGATGATTGGGGGAAGAAATAA
- a CDS encoding M15 family metallopeptidase has product MILIGHVLGTDASHLCEAQDGHRLEVLTFKAFQSIQRAAQLDKIDINIASGFRDFSRQQLIWNNKWQGLRPLYSSSGKLLDPATLTPEEKLHAILTWSALPGGSRHHWGTDLDVYDRPRVEQTGQRLQLVPSEYAENGPCFALNQWLDRFAADFGFYRPYRQYTGGVSVEPWHLSFQPVAEKMQNAMSCDALKECLLGKHIEGKEVVLKQLPTIYRRYILNQGTPTERENITG; this is encoded by the coding sequence TTGATCTTGATCGGGCATGTACTAGGAACTGACGCCTCGCACTTATGCGAGGCGCAAGACGGACATAGGCTTGAAGTACTTACTTTTAAAGCCTTTCAGTCTATACAACGTGCCGCACAGCTGGATAAAATTGACATAAATATCGCCAGTGGTTTTCGCGATTTTTCACGCCAACAGCTCATTTGGAACAACAAATGGCAAGGTTTGCGCCCCTTGTATTCTTCTAGTGGGAAACTGCTCGACCCAGCAACACTTACGCCCGAAGAAAAGCTGCATGCAATATTAACCTGGTCTGCCCTACCTGGTGGCAGTCGCCATCACTGGGGCACTGATCTCGATGTTTATGATCGTCCTCGTGTTGAACAAACAGGGCAAAGACTCCAGCTTGTTCCCTCCGAATATGCTGAAAACGGCCCCTGTTTTGCGCTTAACCAGTGGTTAGATCGTTTTGCCGCTGATTTTGGTTTTTATCGCCCTTATCGACAATACACAGGCGGGGTGTCAGTCGAGCCTTGGCATTTAAGCTTCCAGCCTGTGGCTGAGAAGATGCAAAATGCAATGAGCTGCGATGCACTAAAAGAGTGCCTGTTGGGGAAACATATTGAAGGCAAAGAAGTGGTGCTTAAACAGTTGCCAACAATATATCGCAGGTACATACTGAATCAGGGCACGCCAACAGAGCGTGAAAACATCACTGGGTGA
- the dapE gene encoding succinyl-diaminopimelate desuccinylase has product MSCEVLALTEELINRQSVTPEDAGCQQLMADYLAPLGFEIETMVFEDTTNMWARKGKGDPVFCFAGHTDVVPSGPAEKWTFPPFEATQHEGQLYGRGAADMKGSLAAMLVATKEFVTQFPEHSGSIAFLITSDEEGPFINGTTRVIDTLEERNEKMTWCLVGEPSSTTLVGDVVKNGRRGSLTGDIVIKGVQGHVAYPHLAKNPIHLSAPAFAELAQTHWDNGNASFPPTSFQVSNINSGTGAGNVIPGDLTACFNFRFSTEVTDKQLIERVTAILNKYDFEYEIDWTFNGQPFLTDSGKLVEATQEAIKEVTGRETELSTAGGTSDGRFIAPTGAQVIELGPVNATIHKIDENVNIKDLAQLAKIYQGILQRLLA; this is encoded by the coding sequence ATGAGTTGTGAAGTATTAGCCCTAACCGAAGAATTAATTAACCGCCAATCTGTGACCCCAGAAGATGCCGGTTGCCAACAGTTAATGGCTGACTACTTAGCTCCGCTAGGTTTCGAGATTGAAACTATGGTGTTCGAAGACACCACAAACATGTGGGCACGCAAGGGCAAAGGTGATCCTGTGTTTTGCTTTGCCGGCCACACTGATGTCGTGCCCAGTGGGCCTGCTGAAAAGTGGACGTTTCCGCCATTTGAGGCGACCCAGCACGAAGGACAGTTATACGGGCGTGGTGCAGCAGACATGAAAGGCAGTCTAGCCGCTATGCTGGTAGCAACTAAGGAATTTGTCACCCAATTTCCGGAACATTCAGGGTCGATTGCATTTTTGATCACCAGCGACGAAGAAGGCCCGTTTATCAATGGTACCACTCGAGTAATAGACACCCTTGAAGAGCGCAATGAAAAAATGACGTGGTGCTTAGTGGGCGAGCCATCAAGCACAACACTTGTGGGGGATGTGGTCAAAAATGGCCGTCGTGGTTCACTTACAGGCGATATCGTCATTAAAGGCGTGCAAGGCCATGTGGCCTATCCTCATTTGGCGAAAAACCCAATCCACCTCTCAGCACCGGCATTTGCAGAATTAGCTCAAACCCATTGGGACAATGGCAACGCGTCTTTTCCGCCCACCAGTTTTCAAGTATCCAATATCAATTCAGGCACGGGGGCTGGCAACGTCATCCCTGGTGATCTAACCGCCTGTTTTAACTTCCGTTTTTCAACCGAAGTGACTGACAAACAACTTATCGAGCGGGTTACCGCCATACTTAATAAGTATGACTTTGAGTACGAAATCGATTGGACCTTCAACGGTCAGCCTTTTTTAACTGACTCAGGGAAATTAGTTGAAGCAACCCAAGAGGCAATAAAAGAAGTGACGGGACGAGAAACAGAACTGTCAACTGCAGGAGGCACGTCTGACGGGCGCTTCATTGCACCAACCGGAGCCCAAGTGATCGAGTTGGGCCCTGTAAACGCGACCATCCATAAAATTGACGAAAACGTAAATATCAAAGATTTAGCGCAACTTGCTAAAATTTACCAGGGCATACTGCAAAGGTTATTGGCTTGA